The Roseovarius nanhaiticus nucleotide sequence GCCACGCTTTCTGGCGGTTGGCATGATCGGGGCCAGACACTGGACGGCTGTCTACACACACCGGAGCGACCGGGTGCGGATCATCTCCGTGCGCCGCGCTCGCAAGCAGGAGATTGACCACTATGAAGGCGACTGAATTCGACGAACGCTTCGACGCGGGTGAAGACATGTCCGCCCATGTCGATTGGACAAAGGCGCGCCGCCTCAATGTCGAGGCAAAGCGGGTGAACGTGGATTTC carries:
- a CDS encoding BrnT family toxin, yielding MKFEYDPDKSAANREKHGIDFDEAQALWDDPYLIEAPANVTDEPRFLAVGMIGARHWTAVYTHRSDRVRIISVRRARKQEIDHYEGD
- the brnA gene encoding type II toxin-antitoxin system BrnA family antitoxin produces the protein MKATEFDERFDAGEDMSAHVDWTKARRLNVEAKRVNVDFPTWVVAGLDRQAQKLGITRQALIKMWIAERLE